The following proteins are co-located in the Synchiropus splendidus isolate RoL2022-P1 chromosome 14, RoL_Sspl_1.0, whole genome shotgun sequence genome:
- the rabl2 gene encoding RAB, member of RAS oncogene family-like 2, with translation MAGDLGDSIPELDQKKYDAAEQVKIICLGDSAVGKSKLMERFLLDEYRPQRVSTYALMLYKHTATVDNKTIVVDFWDTAGQERFQSMHPSYYHKAHACIMVFDVQRKITYKNLASWYKELREYRPEIPCCVVANKIDADTKVTQRSFNFGKKQGLPFYFVSAADGTNVVKMFREMIKRAVDYKQNPSDFMDEVMQELENFDLEKPDGNSDEDGESPELP, from the exons ATGGCGGGGGATTTGGGCGACAGCATCCCTGAACTGGACCAGAAGAAATACGATGCTGCTGAGCAGGTGAAGATCATCTGTCTGGGGGACAGTGCAGTGGGGAAGTCCAA GTTGATGGAGAGGTTTCTACTGGACGAATA TCGCCCTCAGCGGGTGTCCACCTATGCGCTGATGCTCTACAAACACACGGCCACAGTGGACAACAAGACCATTGTCGTGG ACTTCTGGGACACGGCTGGTCAGGAGAGATTTCAGAGCATGCATCCGTCTTACTACCACAAAGCACACGCATGCATCATG GTGTTCGACGTCCAAAGAAAAATCACCTATAAGAATCTTGCCAGCTGGTACAAGGAGCTGCGAGAGTACAGACCGGAGATCCCCTGCTGTGTCGTCGCAAACAAAATAGATG CCGACACAAAGGTGACGCAGAGAAGCTTTAACTTCGGGAAGAAGCAAGGActacctttttattttgtgtctgcAGCTGATGGAACAAACGTCGTGAAG ATGTTTCGAGAGATGATCAAGCGAGCGGTGGACTACAAACAGAACCCGAGCGACTTCATGGATGAAGTGATGCAGGAATTGGAG AACTTTGACTTGGAAAAGCCTGATGGGAAttcagatgaagatggagaaaGCCCGGAGCTTCCATAA